The Setaria italica strain Yugu1 chromosome VIII, Setaria_italica_v2.0, whole genome shotgun sequence genome includes the window CAGCTCCGTGATATTAATGTCGAGCTTGAAGATGCTACAAAAAGGAGGGACCGTTATGTCATCCCGGGAATGGAGAGACATGGTGGAAACAGTGACCATCATGCTAGATACACCAATCAAGCTTTGTGTTTTGCAAGGGAAGAGGATCTAGTGGGTATTGAAGGTAATGCAGCCAAGCTCAAGGGGTGGCTAGTGGATGATTTGGATGAAAGGAACACCAAAATCACCACAGTTTGGGGGATGGGTGGAGTAGGTAAAACTACTTTAGTTGATCATGTCTACAAGATTGTGAAACTGGATTTTGATGCTGCTGCATGGGTAACTGTGTCCAAGAGTTACCAAGTTGACGACTTGCTGAAGAAAATTGCTAGAGAGTTCGGCATCTCAATTGCTAGCAATATGGAAATGATAAGAGTAGTTGACGTTATCCGTAACCATCTCGAAGGTAAAAGGTACATCTTGGTTCTTGATGATGTTTGGGATCAAGATATGTGGATTAATAATATCATGCCTGTCTTTCCTACTAATTGTTGCGGTAGATTTGTTCTCACATCAAGATCATCTGAAGTTGCATCAGTAGCAACAATTAACTGTGCAATTAATCTAGAGCCACTACGAGAAAATCACTCTTGGAAGTTATTCTGCAACGAAGCTTTTTGGAACAGTGATGACAAAAGGTGTCCATCAGAGTTATTTGATTTGGCTGGAAAGTTCTTGCAAAAGTGCAACGGCTTGCCCATTGCTATTGCATGCATAGGCCGTCTACTGTCAATCAAACCCCACTCTGAATGGGAAACTGTTTACAAGGAGTTAGAATCGCACTCAACTAATAATGCGATCAAGAGTGTGGACACGATTTTGAGAGTCAGCTTGGAGGATCTTCCATCTGAGTTGAAGAATTGCTTCTTGCATTGTGCAATGTTTCCGGAGGACTATGAAATCAAGAGGAGGAGGTTAATTAGGCACTGGATTACTTCTGGATTCATCAGGAAAAAGGGGAACGAAACACTAGAACAAGTGGCAGAGGGCTACTTGAATGATCTTGTCAACCGAAGTCTACTACAAGTTGTGAGGAAGAATGAGGTTGGACGAGTGAAAAGTTGCCGAATGCATGATGTCATCCGCCATCTTGCTATTGACAAAGCGGAGGAAGAATGCTTTGGTAAAGTTTATGAGGGCAATGGGACATTTTCGGTACACGGAATGCGGAGACTGTCAATACAGAGTATCAATATTGTACCACAGAATCAATCTGATGCAACACATCTCCGTGCAGTCTATGCTTTTGAGAGTTCTATTGATGTTGCTTTGTTGGGTACTATTCTTGCATCTTCAACATTGTTGTCAACATTGGATCTGCAAGGTACTCAAATCAAGATGCTGCCTAATGAGGTGTTCAACTTGTTCAATCTGCGTTTTTTGGGTCTTCGAAATACTCGAATTGAGAGTCTACCAGAGGCTGTTGgaaggttgcaaaacttagaaGTACTGGATGCAGCATTTACTCTTCTGCAATCTTTACCAAAGGATGTAGCGAAACTAAAGAAGCTTAGGTACTTGTATGCATCTGTATTTCTCAGAGAAGGAAATTCGACACGTTTTTGTGGAATTAGTGCGCCTCGGGGCATAAGGAATTTGACAGGACTTCATGCTCTGCAAAGTCTTAAAGCAAGCAAGGAGACTCTACGTGATGTTGCAGCATTGACAGAATTAAGAACATTTGATGTTAGCGATGTGACAAGTGAGCACTCCATAAACTTGTGTAGTGCTATAACAAATATGACCCATCTTGCCCATCTAACTGTTAGCGCATTAAACGAAAATGAAGTATTACCAATGGATGCACTCCGTTTACCAGAGACTCTTTATAAACTTGGACTGACAGGGCAGCTGGAGAAGACACAGATTCCTCAGATTTTCTCATCCTGGTCGAACCTGAACAACCTCACTATATTGCAGCTGACGTCTTCCAAACTTAAGGAGGACTCCTTTTCTAGTCTCGTGACGTTACGCAGTTTATGCAGTCTTAGTCTTTGTCGGGCTTATGATGGGAAGATAATTCGCTTCTCTACACAATCATTTCCTTGTCTCCAGACATTATACATACGTGGTGCTCCGCAGCTCAGCCATGTTGAAATAGAAGAAGGTGCACTGGGAATCCTTGTTGAGCTAGTGTTTTCAAACTGCCCAGAACTAAAGCACCTCCCTCATGGTATTGAACACATTACAACCCTTGAGGTATTAATTTTACGAGACACTGCAGAGGAGCTCATAGAGAAGCTTAGGCAAGAAAGAGAATCAGATGAACGCAAGGAAGAGCATATGAAGATCGAACACATTAGAAGGGTTGTTGTTAGATTAACTGAGAAAAACATATGGGAAAGGATTCGCTGATACTGTTGTTCGATGTATACAAGTAAATAACTTCATTCTCAATTATTAATACATGCTGAGGTGTTTTCTTCTCAGATTGTACTTCTGCGTTCATATGCATACATACTAGTAATTAACAGAGCATATAATAAACAAGAAGCACCTAATAGTGCCAGTTACTTTTATGTTTGTTCAACCTTTTATGTTATTTATTCTTCTTTTGAAACAAGGGCACATGAGCAAGAACCACCATtacatcttcttccttttgttttgttttatttatgttcgGTTGCACATGAATTAGTTCAAGTGCAATAACTAAACTAGCAATAGCAGACGTGCTGGGATTGGAGGGTTAAGGGGTGAAACAGTTGCTTATAATCCCTCCtctccaaattataggtcattttagtttttttaattcaTGGACTTTGTTATCCACTTAAATATactctatgtctagatgcataataatttcTATACATCTAggaaagctaaaacgacctataatcactaccggaaacaggaagTTCTCGGCaaacagtttgccgagtgtaacactcagcGAAccgcactcggcgaactttcctaCGGCAAACGgtggagttgccgagtgtcgaacattgggcactcggcaaatgatttgccgagtgtcaaaaagcactcggcaaatattttcagaaaaaaaaatagaaacatcGGCCgctggccacggccacggccaccacgccgccaccgtccgccacgcccgctgccgcccgccaccacgccgcctcgcccgctgccggATCCGCACTAgatccggaggggagagagCAGGGGGCTGCCAGATCCGCGctgaaggggaagaagggggcgcggatccggccggaggggagggagccggggaaggagaggccggatccagaggggaagaaggggggcggcggcgggcggggggcgggcgccgggcggcggcggggcgggggctgggcgccgggcggcgggcggcttgcgggggtgggggccggggcgccgggcggcggacggggggcggggggcgccgggcgggcggtTGGGCGCAGGGAGAGAAGGAATAGGTGGGGGGAACGGGTGGGGGTAATGCCGGAAGGAAATAATGAAAGGGAATCGAAGGGGGGCCCGGGTGCGGTGCCCGGCCGGGGAATAAAGTAACCTACTCCTGCGCggtgggaaaaaaagaagtcGCGCGAGTGTCCgatgtggacactcggtaaagggtttctttgccgagtgtctaccctaggacactcggcaaaatttttttaaaaaaaatttaaaaaatatccaacagtttcaaaaaaataccaaattttcacatgaaacaatatatgttctctactgactatacaaaaagttttgtagtcaaactgaactcgaccgtcacttcgactctaaattttattgaatccttctcaaagttactattcttcttctgagacgcttcggtttgtaatcatcgtacatgatgaaatgtgcaaaaccttctcaatttttttccacagcctccacgtattatatcatcacatcatgacaaatctcatgattttttagactttgcttgttttttttacaatttaaaaatactaccgCCACACGTTCAttgtcgtgtttcctgaacaagatgttcgaaatttcttttcatttcatgggtcaggtcccAAATTgagccaaataacatgaatatcatttttctactcattttgttccataatttgaatcacttgcagttcaaatttgatttataccaaaaatttccttgaaatgcaattaatgaaataaatatagcaaataaatccaaaaatataccaaattttaacatggagtaccacatgttgtatgtggggagtagaaaaaatttcaaggtgaaaagaggaaaaaaaatatttttttgccgagtgtcaaaaaaaacactcggcaaaccccctttttgccgagtgttttttttttgacactcagcaaagagggggttcgccgagtgtattttttgtgacactcggcaaagcttcgatttgccgagtgttttttctttaccgagtgtttttagcttggcactcggcaaagagcctgtttgccgagtgttcgagaaaaaacactcggcaatttttatctttcccgtagtgaattaaacgacctataatttggaacggagaaagTACATGTCAAGAGTGTCAGCAcaatattttattttagttcAGTACTTCAGTTGCACATAAATTGTACGTTCCTTTTTTCACTAAATTACTGCAGGCAAAGGACACAAGGGCTGTGCTGGAGAACCAAGCTACTACTAGGAGAAGTAGCAACGAAGTTTCTTTGCAGCAGGCAGCAGGTGGAGTCCGATCCGGTGATAAGGAGATTGCAATCAGGACCAATTCTAAAAAAGTTGTTCGTTGGCTCCTATACGTATGCAATCAGAGTCTTTAGTTTTCGTTCCGCTGAACCTGATACGTATGCTTTTGGTTCCCGATGAACATGGCTGGCATGCTTTGTAGttcactagtagaaaactgacctttagtcccggttggtaggggtcaaatcttccgaaaatccatccgggataaagtttTCGAGACGAGGAGGGTCTtgagtctttagtcccgggtcgcTCAACCGAGATTAAAGGCACTCTTTAGTCCGattttccaactgggactaaagtgcATACATGAAATTACAGGCAGCTGCCTGCATGGCGCCAGCATGCGCCTctaatttcatgcatcatgtACCCTTTAGTTCCCCTTTAGTAGTTAagacttttttataatgaaatcaagctagtatttatacaattactatatatataattcttagtatatatacaattcttagcatactatacaaatcttagcatagtatttatacaattagtatatatatatatatatacacaaaaaAATGCCCCGGTCATTCCTAGGATCTTCCCGTCAAGGTATTGCTCGGTGCGTCTAATTTTCatccattgtaataaaattctacttgtggatttaccacctcgtccataaGGAATCccatgagaccttcacatattgctcctattctttctttctccaagagtttttgttgaatattatacatctgtaatttgaaaatatgtgaatgttatataaacaattaaatataaggagctagaaaataattagctATTAATAGTTTTTTTTACATACTTTATAGTTGTgcgcgtcatctttagtcccttgggtcccacaaaactgtgcatgtgctcacagatgtagtagccacatagattattcctggattcctatcttaagcacttcagtggggaaaaaacaagttatgaaatattcgtgctatagaatgtacaaaatgtgtaaACTTCATAcctaccgggaagtctgtgttccatgtaagtttttctttgaatggacctttgtgtttcTTGATGAATTATCTCCATgcactgcggattaaaataatgaatgatacagtgttatgtgaaaatttaggaaacaaacttttgcatagagataaaggtccagaattattataagtctagcatgtcttgaatgtcttggtactccttcggtggtttcctcaatgaatcaaagatagtgacgtggcttctatcaggctcaattattaGGAGGATCTAGTGAAAACTGCATACATAAATATTCacattagagctaactaacattaatcatgtaaggaaaaagaaaacaaaaatagatgatatacacacacttacttgaagttgtatagaagtagtatgtattccttgtaattttgtttgtccaggaaattgtatacttccttGAACGTTTTCTCTAGAAAATCCCGTATCTGGTCTTGGTTAACTAGGGGTGGATCCACgaagccaacatggaagtaCGCTTCTCgtcggcatgtctgaattagcattcTACATAAAAttgaagatgaagttagtagaacgacgcacacacaaaaataatgatatgagccaaaatttacatatagataaacagacacttacagaGCCTAGGTGTTGATGAGAGAGATGTCAAGGGCATCATCATGGTatacttcatatatatcctttaATTCCCGCCACACGACTTTCTTACCTTCACaaaaaaaatctatcggttttaccttaaggccgaacatttCCCTATCAATGGCGGAttgcttcatgtaccattcatggaattcgtacatctttgttgatagcttctgtACTAACTTAGTCCTTAccagagacttgcctagctcaaaaggtccatttcggttcAACTAGTTGTGCAGTTGGCAGACATTCAAAAAGGGACATTcatgtttcttgcatgaatttcactacttgttcttgtttatccaagggcattgctgctatattTTGAGTatctttttctggtagatggCTGAGGTGGGGGACAGTACCCCTTGAatatgactttcctttccttttttgcctctcatcagccttgactaacaCCCGGTCGTAGTTCGATAGTGGTGGCAGCGTCTTCTTGGCTGCTTCTGACATCTTTGTAAAACAATTTAATTGTCTTCGATCTAttggtggtggctccatctcccttgctttttttcttcggccattttcttgaagcactccttgCATTCTACTTGGATTTCAGACCAGCATTCTGcgtgagtcattgcctcccaacattcctcaggagtcacttcaggatcctttgttttcttctttctctgtcttggcttgggaggcgttGCTTCCAACTTCTTAAATAGTGTTGTAGGTTCCTTTCTCAGGCTGCTCTTAGTCCTGACGAGGATAattggggaggggtgttgttgtcattGTCGTCGCTTGCACCACCAGGATGTAGTGGAGACGGAGACCTTGATCGAGTAGGAAGCAACGGTCCCGATGGTGATGATGGTCCTAGAgcaggttgtgctggagatgacgatCTTGGAGCAGGCCatggtggagatgacggtcctggagcaggccGTGGTGGAGATGACGATCTTGAGCTTTGGGGAGATGGTCACTGCTGGGGATCTGCAGGGAGCGGTGATGCCTCCAtgctggggatgatgatgtagcgtttgcgccatagaatgatcccatgaagcgcatctcctagtgtcctttcctcgtcgcctcccgggaggtcaaGCTCGCCTTCATATGGGCTATCAATGTGTTGCTCTAGgccgacgctggcgtagccaggtggaatcttaatgccatggcttgtctgccctggtaggattggtaaggcactcccgtacaCCACTAG containing:
- the LOC101771580 gene encoding disease resistance protein RPM1, translating into MAEAVVGVLIGKLGAALANEAATYGASLLFKEASSLKGLFSEIRKAEGELESMKAYLRDSEKFKNTDKTTGIFINKIQELSFRIEDVVDEFMYKLEDNKHGGFASKTKKRIKHVKVWRRLTLQLRDINVELEDATKRRDRYVIPGMERHGGNSDHHARYTNQALCFAREEDLVGIEGNAAKLKGWLVDDLDERNTKITTVWGMGGVGKTTLVDHVYKIVKLDFDAAAWVTVSKSYQVDDLLKKIAREFGISIASNMEMIRVVDVIRNHLEGKRYILVLDDVWDQDMWINNIMPVFPTNCCGRFVLTSRSSEVASVATINCAINLEPLRENHSWKLFCNEAFWNSDDKRCPSELFDLAGKFLQKCNGLPIAIACIGRLLSIKPHSEWETVYKELESHSTNNAIKSVDTILRVSLEDLPSELKNCFLHCAMFPEDYEIKRRRLIRHWITSGFIRKKGNETLEQVAEGYLNDLVNRSLLQVVRKNEVGRVKSCRMHDVIRHLAIDKAEEECFGKVYEGNGTFSVHGMRRLSIQSINIVPQNQSDATHLRAVYAFESSIDVALLGTILASSTLLSTLDLQGTQIKMLPNEVFNLFNLRFLGLRNTRIESLPEAVGRLQNLEVLDAAFTLLQSLPKDVAKLKKLRYLYASVFLREGNSTRFCGISAPRGIRNLTGLHALQSLKASKETLRDVAALTELRTFDVSDVTSEHSINLCSAITNMTHLAHLTVSALNENEVLPMDALRLPETLYKLGLTGQLEKTQIPQIFSSWSNLNNLTILQLTSSKLKEDSFSSLVTLRSLCSLSLCRAYDGKIIRFSTQSFPCLQTLYIRGAPQLSHVEIEEGALGILVELVFSNCPELKHLPHGIEHITTLEVLILRDTAEELIEKLRQERESDERKEEHMKIEHIRRVVVRLTEKNIWERIR